The nucleotide window GTAGGGTAGAACTCCAACGATTAATACCGAGGTCATTTTCACGAAAAATAATTTTAGAAGGTCAGAAGCCCGTCTTTACGCCTCCAAGCAATAAAGCCAGAACTGCTTTCTGGGCGTGCAACCTGTTCTCCGCCTCGTCCCAGACGACACTATTTGGAGAGTCTATGACGTCATCAGTGACTTCTTCACCCCTGTGAGCCGGTAGGCAGTGCATGAACATGTAATCTGGCTTGGCATGCTTAACTAAATCCTTGTTAACTTGGAACGGCCTGAAGATCTTTCTCCTCTCTTCAGCCTCAGCTTCCTGGCCCATTGAAGCCCATACATCTGTGTAAATAACGTCAGCGTCCTTGACAGCTTTTACCGGATCGTGAAGTAGCTCAAAGCTTCCTCCGCTCTCAGCGGCGTTCTGCTCGGCCCACTTTATAACCTTCTCATCCGGCTCATAACCCTCTGGGGTCGCCACTACCACATCGGCCCCAAGCTTGGTTCCAGCTATCATGAGTGAGTGAGCAACGTTGTTTCCGTCACCGACGTAAACTACTTTAACTCCCTTTATAGTTCCCTTCTTCTCCCAAATCGTCATGTAATCCGCTAGAGCCTGGCATGGGTGTGAGAAGTCGCTAAGGCCGTTTATAACTGGAACGCTAGCGTACTTGGCTAGATCCTCAACGTCCTTGTGGTCATAAACTCTAGCCATTATAGCGTCGACGTACCTGCTTAGGACCCTTGCGGTGTCCGCTATGGTTTCGCCCCTTCTAAGCTGTAGGTCTTGAGCGTTTAGGTAGAGTGCATGTCCTCCTAGGTGAGCCATCGCAACCTCGAAGCTAACCCTAGTTCTCGTTGAGGGTTTCTGGAATATCATTGCCAAGGTTTTACCCTCGAGAAGTCTGTGGGGCTTTCCTATCTTCTGCCAGATTTTGAGCATCTTTGCTGTCTCGAGAATAGTCCATATCTCCTCAGGCGTGTAGTCCTGGAGACAGAGAAGATCCCTACCCTTTAAGCTGACCACCATGTTGATCACCACTATAGGCTAAGCTTGAGTTTTAATAACCGTTTCTACTATATATGCAAAGAACTCCTGGGAGGAAATTAGAATTCGAGGGGTAAAATATTAAAAAATTTCGAGAGATTATTTCCACTATTTTATCGTATTATCTCTCTAGGAGCTCCAGCGATCTCGACCAAATACTCGGCCTCAACTATGTGCAACCTCCCAGGAACTATCAGCACGTGAGGTGGGCTTCCAAAGTCCTCTCTAATCATGTCTCTAACGTATCCAGCCCTAATTACCGGATTCAAAGAGCCTGCCCTAGCTAGAACGACTACCAACGTTTCTTGAGTAAATACTCCTTCTTTTTTCATATCCTCGACCTTAAGAAGCAATTTCATACCTTCGTTGGCAGTCATATATTTTCCTTTCTCAGCCTTTATATCCAAGAAAAGCAAAGTATGAAGTCCTCTTTCTAAGTTCTCCTTTATGACGTCATAGTAACTCGTTGGAAACCAATTCTTCTCTGGATACGAGATTGTCGCGCTCTTCCCAAACTTATATATATGCAATCCAGTTATTGCAATGGCCGAGTATATGCTTGGAGCATGGATGACATAGCTTTCAACTCCGAACTTCTTCGCCCTGAGCCTAAGTTCCGCATGGGTGGTTGCAACTAATGGATCCCCAGCCGTCAGGAATGCCACATCGTGATCTTTAGCTAGAGGCAAAACTATCCTTTCAAAGTTAAGCTCGACATCTTCTCTGCTTAAAACCCTTATTTCTTTTCCAATCAATTTTTCAATTCTTTCTAGGTTCGTTCCAGCCATTAAAGATGTATAAAACTCCGCAAATACGTAGTCGCACTTCCTAGCTATCTCGAGGCCCTTTAGGGTTATATCCTTCTCATCGTAAAGTCCAAGACCGATGAAATATAAAGCCATGATCTCCCCCTCCAAATGTTGGACTAAGGTTTTAATTCTTGCTTATGGTGATATAAGGAGGGATGATGAGGCCTACCTCGCTGAGCTGTGATGAGTGGGTGAGCTGGCTGACATTTCATTAAGATATCCATCGAAATAGTGATAAATGAGTAAACACATCAAAATCTTGGTGATCCCAATGAACTTCAATCCAGTTAAAGAGGCCGAGAAGATTAAAGATGAGATTATAGCTTGGAGAAGAGACTTCCACATGTATCCAGAGCTTGGATTCGAGGAGGAAAGAACCTCCAAGATAGTGGAAGAGCACTTGAGGGAGTGGGGATATAAGATAAAGAGGGCTGGAACTGGGATTATAGCGGAGATAGGCTCGGGGGATAAAACCGTAGCTCTGAGGGCTGATATGGATGCTCTGCCAATTCAGGAGGAGAATGATGTTCCCTATAAGTCCAGGGTTCCTGGGAAGATGCATGCCTGTGGTCACGATGCTCATACGGCAATGCTACTAGGTGCAGCTAAGATAATAGCGGAGCACTCCGACGAGCTAAGTAACAGGGTTCGCTTACTGTTCCAGCCAGCTGAGGAAGGAGGAAACGGTGCCTTAAAGATGATAGAGGCCGGAGCGATTGAGGGAGTTGATGCAATCTTCGGAATCCACGTGTGGGCCGAGCTCGAATCCGGGGTTATAGGAATAAGGGAAGGGCCGTTTTTGGCTGGAGTCGGTAAGTTCGTCGCTAAGATAATAGGAAAGGGAGGTCATGGAGCGGCACCTCACCTGTCGATAGACCCAATTCCAGCTGCTGCAGATGCGGTTCTAGCACTACAAAGGATAGTTGCGAGGGAAGTTGATCCCCTCGACAGTGCCGTCGTCACCGTTGGAAGGATTCAAGGTGGAACTGCCTTCAACGTCATTCCCCAGTATGTTGAGCTTGAGGGAACTTTCAGATTCTTCACCCAGGAGCTTGGAAAGTTCCTAGAGAAAAGGATCAGGGAAATCATAGAAGGAACGGCTAAAGCTCATAACTGTGAAGCAGAAATTAAAACCGAAATTCTAGGACCGCCGACGATAAACGACGAGAAGATGGCTAAATTTGTTGCTGAGACTGCTAAATCCCTGGGCCTAAAAGTTGGTGAAGTCAGGAAGACATTGGGAGGAGAAGATTTCGCGTTCTACTTAGAGAAGGTTCCTGGGGCCTTCATAGCACTTGGAATAAGGAATGAAAAGAAAGGAATAGTCTACCCGCACCATCATCCAAAGTTCGATGTCGATGAGGATGTCCTTTACTTAGGAACAGCCCTAGAGGTAGCTTTGGCCTTTAATTTCAAAGGTTAGCCAGTATCTCCTCCTCTTCCATTGTTCTTTCACAGTAGTGACAACGAACCTTTAGAGGTTCCCTACTTATAACGTAGAACTTCGTTGTAACGTATTCGTGGTTGGTTATGCAGTTTGGATTGCCACACCTCAGTATTCCCTCTATAACGTCGGGGACCTCGACTTTAAACTTCTCAACGACCTTGTAGTCCCTAATTATATTAACCGTTGCATTTGGAGCTACCAAGGCTATCTTATTAACCTCCTCCTCGCTGAGGAACCTACCCTCAACCTTAACTATATCTTTTCTACCAAGCTTCTTGCTCGGAACGTTCATGGCTAGAAGAACTGCCCCTCCATTTGTTAACTTGCCGAGCTTCAGGATCTCTATAACCTTCAACCCTTTCCCGGCTGGAATGTGATCTATAACGGTTCCCTCCTTAATCGCGGAAACCTTAAGCTCAGCCATTCAAATCACCCCCAGGACGAGAGCTAAGAGGGCCATCCTAACTGGAACACCGTTAAACACCTGCCTAAAGTAAATCGCATGCTTCGTGTTATCCACTTCCGGATGTATCTCATCGACCCTAGGCAACGGATGCATTATCCTCAGCTCGTCCTTAGCCTTCTCCAACACCTTGAGGTTCACCTGATAGCTACCCTTAACTTTAAGGTATTCCTGCTCGTCCGGGAATCTCTCCTTCTGAATCCTAGTCACGTAGAGAACGTCTAACTTCCCTATGACGTCCTCAAGGGTTGTAGTCTCGACGACTTTCATCCCCTTCTCCCTGAGCTCTTCAACTATATGCCTCGGCATCCTTAAGAGTTCTGGGGAGATTAGGTAGAGCTCAACGTCGTAGAAAGTTAATGCCTCGGCCAAGCTGTGGACAGTTCTTCCATACTTTAAGTCTCCAAGGAGGCCTATCTTTAGACCATCTATCCTTCCAAACTCCTTCTTAATCGTATATAGGTCAAGTAAAGTTTGGGTTGGGTGCTGATTGCTGCCATCTCCAGCGTTTATAACCGGAACTTCGGCAACTTCCGCCGCAAGCCTTGCGGCACCTTCCTTTGGATGCCTTATCACTATCACATCGCAGTACTGCTCAACGGTTTTAATGGTGTCCCTCAAGCTTTCACCCTTCTTAACGCTACTCGTTGAGGCTTCCGCAAACCCTATGACGGCTCCGCCTAAACGGTGCATAGCGCTCTCAAAGCTTAACCTCGTCCTTGTAGATGGCTCAAAAAACAGCGTTGCTAGGATTTTTCCCTTTGCATACTCCAGCTGACCCTTCTCTTTTAATTCCCTCTCGAGTCTTTCAGCGGTTGCAAGGACTGTCTCTATATCTTCCTTAGAAAAGTCCCTAATACTTATCACGTCCCTACCTTTCCAATCCATGAAGCCCTTCCACACTGATGAAGCTTGGGTATATAAACCTTTACGAAAAGGTTTTTATTTATATATCGAAATCCGATATCGGGATTCGATATGATTCGCCGGGTAATCCTCGGCTTCATGGGCCTTCACATCCTGTACCACGCAAGCAAAGAGCCGATAACAGGGGCCTATATGATGAAAGAACTGAGAAAGCACGGCTACGATGTGAGCCCAGGAACAATGTATCCCCTTCTCAGGAAAATGGAGAGTTTAGGACTATTAAGGAGTAGATGGGACGTGAGGAACGGAAGAAGGGTCAGGCTCTATGAGATAACGGGGAAAGGCTTGGAAGTTTTAGAGGAGGGGAAGAAGAAAGTCAAGGAACTCTGCTCTGAGATTTTGGAGGGATAGAGATGAAAGAAAGAAAGGTATTTGGGATAAGCTGGAACGTGTTCCTCCTGGGGTTAGTTAGCTTTCTCAATGACATGAGTAGCGAGATGATAGCCCCCATAGTCCCTTCATACCTAACGGACATCCTAAAGATAGGAAAATTAGCCAGTGGTTCAATTATGGGGCTAATAGAAAGCTTAAGCTCACTATTCAAGGTCTTATTTGGCTATATCAGCGATAAGTTCAGGAAGAGAAAAGCGTTCGTGGCTCTAGGGTATTTAATCTCAACGATATCGAAGGGAGCCCTAGCCGTAACCCACTCCTGGTGGGATTTCCTAATCCTAAGAATACTCGATAGGATTGGAAAGGGAATTAGAACTGCTCCCAGGGATGCCTTAATAGCTGAATCAAGTGAAAAGGGAAAGAGTGGAAAGTCATTCGGATTCCATAGGATGATGGACACGCTGGGAGCCGTCGCAGGGCCCCTCGTTGCGATGGGACTATTAGCTTTGTTGGCGAATTATCCCAAGGAGCTAGCGTACAGGTATATCTTCCTTATATCGGCCGTTCCTGGGGTAATCGGAGTGCTAATAGTTCTCTTACTCGTAAAGGATAAGGGTAGCGAAGTTAAGAAGAAGATAAAGGGTATTTCAGCGTTGAAGAGCTCTAACCTGAGGATATTCCTAGTTATAGTCGCGATAGCGGCCCTCGGTAGATATAGTTACGCATTTACGCTATGGAAGGCTGAAGAGCTCGGCTATTCAGTTTTCCAGGGTTTGGGATTCTATGCGCTGTTCAACGTTATATACGCACTATCCGCCTATCCGATAGGCTATTACTCGGACAAGGTCGGAAAGAAGATAATAATAACGATAGGCTTTGGAATAGCAGGGTTGGCATCTTTAATCTTCGCGTACGCGAATAACTTGCCTACCTTACTCCTAGCGTTCGTACTCTACGGATTGTACATGGCAATCGAGGATACAATCCCAAGAGCGTACATGGCAGACCTAGCGAAGGAATTCGAAAAGGGAACGGTAATAGGGGCATATCACACGGTCTTCGGCGTGTTCGTATTTCCAGCGTCTATAATAGTCGGCTACCTATGGCAGACGTACTCTCTAACAGTAGGTTTCCTGTACTCAGCGGTGATGAACGTTATAGCAATGATAATGATGGCCTTACTAATTAAGGAAAGCTAGCTTAGCTCTCTTATCTTTTTTATGGCAATCCTTAGAGTCCTATTGCATCTAAAGTCTAAAGGTGTTTTCCGATTATCCTAACTGTCATGTGGATTTTTGTCTTGTTGGTTCTGTTTTTGTTGATGGGTTTATTTTGCGATAAAGTTTATAGCTTTAAATTTTGAGAGTATTCTGGTGATTGTTTATGGTTAGTAATAGGTTATTAATCATTGTTTTATCATTGATCATCTTGAGTTGGGGTATCATAAGTGTTTTAAATTGTATCGTGATTATGAGTGAGAACTCCATAACTAGGATCCTCAGTTATGACGTGTACAGGATCGAGGGTTCTGGAGATTACATCATCTATTATCCCTTGCCCAATGGGAGTATTAAAGTTTTGAAAAAAGGAAAAGCTAATAGCTTCTTCCCAGTCTTTGTGAAGGTTCCTAGAGAAGAGTGGACGAGAATTCCTGGGAAAGCTCTTTATGCCCCACCAACCCCATTAATCCTCTACGTTACCAGGGATGGAAAATTAGGAGTCAAAAGTATAACTTCAAGTAGGATTAAATTCGATGATGGCTTAGACTTAAAAGGAAATCAAATTCAAATTAAATCGGCATGCCCTAAGGGTTGGATTGACTTTGGAGGTAGGTATTGCTTAAGCCCAAAATGGAGCCTTCAATTCAACGCCGAGGCAAAAGTTCTTGACGAATGGGTTTCAATAATGGGAATGAAAATAGAAAACAAGACAATAGAGAGAATGGACTTCGATTGGGATCTCGTTCTTAGCAGGAGTGCTTATAGTTATTGGATGATTGGGATTGACGTTGGCCCCTTTACGATCCCCTTCGTGTCTAGGAAACATCTTGAGGGTTGGGTGCTGAGCATTAGTTATGAGCCAATTGGACCTCTCTCGATTAATAATACTTGGGAGCGTTATCTTAGTGTTAGGGTTGAGTACCTTGTAATTCATTCTAGGGTTCCTGCTTATGATAAACTCGTCGGGAAGCGCATTTGGATAGAGATTACCCAAACGTACCCAATCAAAATCCACAGTACTGGTGATTACACGATTTGGGAGTCTCCTGCAAGGGGTATTTACTTTACAGAATCCAAGGGAGATAATCCTCCGAGAATTACCACGACACCCAACATATGGAGCATTTCAAAGGAGGTGAAGTGGAAGAGAAAATTGATTAACAGTACTGGGCACTGGGTTGGAGCAATTCTTGTAAAGAAACATCCAGCCAATTCATTCTCTTTAGGGTCTAGCCTGAGTATTCCGATTGATTATGGTGGTTTTCCAAGTTCATTAAGCTTAACAGCCGAGTTCCGCAAGTACATGAATGCCGTATCAATTATATTGTATAGTGTTGACGTTAAGCCAAGAAAAAGCTGTTATGCTATGTATAGCGTCTTGGATGTGAAAGTAGGAGAAAGTGAGCCTAGAGTGGCGGTCCCCCTAGTGTTTAGTGTAATCACTGATGATGAAACATTAACACCACCTTGCAACTCAAAGACAGGCCTATGCATAACAACCACAAATCCGGAACAAAGCTAACATCTCTCTAATCCAAAGTAACGTTTATGAAGTTTCAACTTTAATTGAGAAAGATGAGATATGAAGAAGCTAGGTTTCACATTGCTACTCCTCATAATCGGCCTTCCCATAGCTAAGGCATGCTTCTTCCCCCAGGATTTATACGCAGTTGAAGTTGAGATTGAGGGAACCTATAACCTAGAACCACTTCTAAGCGCTAAAAACGTTCTTCTCGAGGATGGAAAAATAGTATACAGATCGCATTACGATCCAAGGCTAATAGTAATGGTATGGAAAGATACGACACTTCACGTTAGGGTGCAGATACCAACGTCATTCGGAAAGAGAACGATATACACGGAAACCTTTGAAGGCATAATTCCAATTGATGACGTCTTTGAGAGGGCTAAGGAGAGGGGGTGGAAAGTTTCTGGCAACTCCATTAAAAAAGAAAATATTGCCATTTTCATAACTCCAAAAGTTGGAAACGAGTGTAAAGCTGATTCAGACTGTAAAGCTCAAGGGTGTTCAGGAGAGGCCTGCACGCCCAAGAATGAGACCGTCTTCTCAATCTGCATATATAGGGAATGGTACAAGTGCCTGAACCTCACGAGCTGTGGCTGTTATCACGGGACGTGCTCCTGGAAGCCAACGGAGGACTTCATAAGATGCTTAAAGAAATACAATGCAACGCTTGAAGATATTATAAGGGCAAGGGCAATAGTGACTATCGAGGTTTACGATGAGCTAGGGGACGAGATTATAAAAGAAATAAATGACACCCTAGGGTGCAACATTCCAACGAACTTCAAGAAGAGCGAAAGTCAGGGGATAATTCCAGATATTAACCCGGAAGATTTAAACGCTAACTTAGCGATAGAAACGGAGCTTAAGTGGTTAAGGAAGATTGGCGTCATTGATATAAGCGAGGAGGACATTAAGGAGATAAGCAGGATCGCCAAATGGGGGTATGCGGGACACAACTCGAGGATAGGATTCTACGACGGAGAATGGAAGCCATACTTTAACTATTCAAACGCCGAGTTAGTCAGGTGCGTTGGAAGCGGATTTAAGGATTACAAAGAGGAATTGCCAATGGAAACCCCTGAGGTTGGAAAAACGTGCGGTCCAGCTATCTTGGCACTGCTTTCACTATTGGCACTAGGAGGGAGAAAATATGAGGACTCCAACGACGTTTTGGGCGGAGATAGTGCTACCAGCGATAAGGGCAAAGGTGGCAAGAATCCTTAGCTCGGAAGGATTCTCACAGGTAAGGATAGCCAAGGAGTTAGGGATTACCCAAGCCATGGTGAGTAAATACCTCTCGAAGTACAAACCTCCAGAAATCCTAGAGGATATAGAGGGTAAGATAGAGGCAATTGCCGTATCGATAGCCGAGATG belongs to Pyrococcus abyssi GE5 and includes:
- the pyrB gene encoding aspartate carbamoyltransferase; this encodes MDWKGRDVISIRDFSKEDIETVLATAERLERELKEKGQLEYAKGKILATLFFEPSTRTRLSFESAMHRLGGAVIGFAEASTSSVKKGESLRDTIKTVEQYCDVIVIRHPKEGAARLAAEVAEVPVINAGDGSNQHPTQTLLDLYTIKKEFGRIDGLKIGLLGDLKYGRTVHSLAEALTFYDVELYLISPELLRMPRHIVEELREKGMKVVETTTLEDVIGKLDVLYVTRIQKERFPDEQEYLKVKGSYQVNLKVLEKAKDELRIMHPLPRVDEIHPEVDNTKHAIYFRQVFNGVPVRMALLALVLGVI
- the pyrI gene encoding aspartate carbamoyltransferase regulatory subunit, with product MAELKVSAIKEGTVIDHIPAGKGLKVIEILKLGKLTNGGAVLLAMNVPSKKLGRKDIVKVEGRFLSEEEVNKIALVAPNATVNIIRDYKVVEKFKVEVPDVIEGILRCGNPNCITNHEYVTTKFYVISREPLKVRCHYCERTMEEEEILANL
- the dph5 gene encoding diphthine synthase, with product MALYFIGLGLYDEKDITLKGLEIARKCDYVFAEFYTSLMAGTNLERIEKLIGKEIRVLSREDVELNFERIVLPLAKDHDVAFLTAGDPLVATTHAELRLRAKKFGVESYVIHAPSIYSAIAITGLHIYKFGKSATISYPEKNWFPTSYYDVIKENLERGLHTLLFLDIKAEKGKYMTANEGMKLLLKVEDMKKEGVFTQETLVVVLARAGSLNPVIRAGYVRDMIREDFGSPPHVLIVPGRLHIVEAEYLVEIAGAPREIIR
- a CDS encoding PadR family transcriptional regulator, which gives rise to MIRRVILGFMGLHILYHASKEPITGAYMMKELRKHGYDVSPGTMYPLLRKMESLGLLRSRWDVRNGRRVRLYEITGKGLEVLEEGKKKVKELCSEILEG
- a CDS encoding MFS transporter produces the protein MKERKVFGISWNVFLLGLVSFLNDMSSEMIAPIVPSYLTDILKIGKLASGSIMGLIESLSSLFKVLFGYISDKFRKRKAFVALGYLISTISKGALAVTHSWWDFLILRILDRIGKGIRTAPRDALIAESSEKGKSGKSFGFHRMMDTLGAVAGPLVAMGLLALLANYPKELAYRYIFLISAVPGVIGVLIVLLLVKDKGSEVKKKIKGISALKSSNLRIFLVIVAIAALGRYSYAFTLWKAEELGYSVFQGLGFYALFNVIYALSAYPIGYYSDKVGKKIIITIGFGIAGLASLIFAYANNLPTLLLAFVLYGLYMAIEDTIPRAYMADLAKEFEKGTVIGAYHTVFGVFVFPASIIVGYLWQTYSLTVGFLYSAVMNVIAMIMMALLIKES
- a CDS encoding M20 metallopeptidase family protein, encoding MNFNPVKEAEKIKDEIIAWRRDFHMYPELGFEEERTSKIVEEHLREWGYKIKRAGTGIIAEIGSGDKTVALRADMDALPIQEENDVPYKSRVPGKMHACGHDAHTAMLLGAAKIIAEHSDELSNRVRLLFQPAEEGGNGALKMIEAGAIEGVDAIFGIHVWAELESGVIGIREGPFLAGVGKFVAKIIGKGGHGAAPHLSIDPIPAAADAVLALQRIVAREVDPLDSAVVTVGRIQGGTAFNVIPQYVELEGTFRFFTQELGKFLEKRIREIIEGTAKAHNCEAEIKTEILGPPTINDEKMAKFVAETAKSLGLKVGEVRKTLGGEDFAFYLEKVPGAFIALGIRNEKKGIVYPHHHPKFDVDEDVLYLGTALEVALAFNFKG
- a CDS encoding CGP-CTERM-anchored Cys-rich protein; the protein is MKKLGFTLLLLIIGLPIAKACFFPQDLYAVEVEIEGTYNLEPLLSAKNVLLEDGKIVYRSHYDPRLIVMVWKDTTLHVRVQIPTSFGKRTIYTETFEGIIPIDDVFERAKERGWKVSGNSIKKENIAIFITPKVGNECKADSDCKAQGCSGEACTPKNETVFSICIYREWYKCLNLTSCGCYHGTCSWKPTEDFIRCLKKYNATLEDIIRARAIVTIEVYDELGDEIIKEINDTLGCNIPTNFKKSESQGIIPDINPEDLNANLAIETELKWLRKIGVIDISEEDIKEISRIAKWGYAGHNSRIGFYDGEWKPYFNYSNAELVRCVGSGFKDYKEELPMETPEVGKTCGPAILALLSLLALGGRKYEDSNDVLGGDSATSDKGKGGKNP
- the argF gene encoding ornithine carbamoyltransferase, producing MVVSLKGRDLLCLQDYTPEEIWTILETAKMLKIWQKIGKPHRLLEGKTLAMIFQKPSTRTRVSFEVAMAHLGGHALYLNAQDLQLRRGETIADTARVLSRYVDAIMARVYDHKDVEDLAKYASVPVINGLSDFSHPCQALADYMTIWEKKGTIKGVKVVYVGDGNNVAHSLMIAGTKLGADVVVATPEGYEPDEKVIKWAEQNAAESGGSFELLHDPVKAVKDADVIYTDVWASMGQEAEAEERRKIFRPFQVNKDLVKHAKPDYMFMHCLPAHRGEEVTDDVIDSPNSVVWDEAENRLHAQKAVLALLLGGVKTGF